A single window of Pseudobdellovibrionaceae bacterium DNA harbors:
- a CDS encoding DUF366 family protein, with the protein MKSLWLETKLDYDGTQLRPLYSYMNHRLDGPSVLGFRGACHVDFAHMIDGEDLREQSAIAGSDMVHLIVEFFHANLLSAVALQRLIASLAATTVEDLSGGKVRLRREGDDLYLDDAKFSISIATVSAVSQLVHFAVNVSQKGTPVKTCALEDWGLNPEVFGRTLIAKVAFEFDSMWAATEKVRPV; encoded by the coding sequence ATGAAATCCCTGTGGTTGGAAACGAAGCTCGACTACGACGGGACGCAGTTGCGTCCGCTCTACAGTTACATGAATCACCGGCTCGACGGACCTTCGGTTTTGGGTTTTCGGGGGGCGTGCCATGTGGATTTCGCGCACATGATCGATGGCGAAGATCTGCGTGAACAAAGCGCGATCGCGGGCTCGGACATGGTTCACCTGATCGTCGAGTTCTTCCACGCGAATTTACTTTCGGCGGTGGCGCTGCAGCGTTTGATCGCGTCTTTAGCCGCCACGACGGTCGAGGATCTTTCGGGTGGCAAAGTGCGCCTGCGCCGTGAAGGCGACGATCTTTATCTGGACGATGCGAAGTTCAGTATTTCCATCGCGACGGTGAGCGCGGTTTCGCAGCTCGTGCATTTCGCGGTGAACGTCAGCCAAAAGGGCACGCCCGTCAAAACCTGCGCGCTCGAGGACTGGGGGCTCAACCCCGAGGTCTTCGGCCGTACGCTCATCGCCAAAGTCGCCTTTGAATTCGATTCGATGTGGGCCGCGACCGAAAAGGTCCGTCCCGTCTAA